The following proteins come from a genomic window of Trifolium pratense cultivar HEN17-A07 linkage group LG4, ARS_RC_1.1, whole genome shotgun sequence:
- the LOC123920044 gene encoding pentatricopeptide repeat-containing protein At1g30610, chloroplastic produces MVLIAFEFNSNFTSSTLHYASNSFSHTRNFNFTPLMLSIKNDASNHSNFVTHKELEFKPSFDEYLKAMESAKSVIRVKKTSKNESDDGNHVRNFRRVGPKIRRKDAAFEDDEAETGKLNKGFKNENGEKESNLDYRTKKNNWSHSIEPKSDNCSGRKSDNRSGGISNKIIRSNSNGSRGGSVVERGANYGLYSSKMSKEEGFGRRERDHSRKGKTLGGDRFVDRKKPMDRGPGKRYSEIESLTNRNGRMNVKSNASSSSNGGRGESVAEREVNYGLYSSKMSEEEGFGRRERDHSRKGETLGSDSFVDRKKPMDGGPGKRYREIESLTNSNGRMNVKPNGSSKRFVNRGYDSDNLEVERAAFKNLEGPNNVISKAHFSHKDSFVDRKKAMDSGPGKRYSEIQSLINRNGRMNVKSNGSSKRFLNRGYDSDNLEVERAAFKNLEDPNNVISKAHFSHKELEERIQKLAKQLNGVDVNSPEWMFSKMIRSAKLKFNDYSIRRLITILGNLGNWQRVIQVIEWLQKRERFQSHKPRHVYNAALDALGKLRRPVEALNVFHAMQQQMSTYPDLVAYHSIAVTLGQAGHMKQLFDVIDIMRSHPKKKFSKGVFENWDPRLEPDIVVYNAVLNACVKGKQWEGAFWVLQQLKKQNIKPSAATYGLVMEVMFSCGKYNLVHEFFRKLQKSSIPNPLTYRVLVNTFWKEGKIDEAVSAVLEMERRGIVGSASLYYDLARCLCAAGRRHEALMQIDKICKVANKPLVVTYTGLMQASLDSGNIQDGAYIFEKMKDICAPNLVTYNIMLKAYVDHEMFQEAKELFEQMLENTNHLSRKDDYKMRVIPDIYTFNTMLDACAAEKRWIYFDYVYQRMLYHGYHFNPKRHLQMILEASRAGKEEPLEITWKHLADTDRIPPVSLIKERFCTKLEKDDYIVALKCITSNTPKDLQPFSKSSWLNLFKENSQRFQKDTLVRLMNAASNVISNTSVPNPALVCLIQSCKEFCFATNLSVADMDSTNNVFALESKGEVTNTR; encoded by the exons ATGGTACTTATTGCCTTCGAATTCAACTCCAATTTCACTTCCTCTACTTTGCATTATGCTTCCAATTCATTCTCTCATACTAGAAACTTCAATTTTACTCCGCTTATGCTTTCTATCAAGAATGATGCTTCTAATCATTCTAATTTTGTTACTCACAAGGAATTGGAATTTAAACCATCTTTTGATGAATATTTAAAGGCTATGGAGTCTGCCAAATCTGTTATTAGGGTTAAGAAAACATCCAAAAATGAGTCTGATGATGGAAATCATGTTAGAAATTTCAGAAGGGTTGGACCGAAAATTCGTAGGAAAGATGCAGCTTTCGAAGATGATGAAGCAGAAACAGGAAAATTGAATAAAGGGTTTAAGAATGAAAATGGTGAGAAAGAAAGTAATCTTGATTATAGGACAAAGAAGAATAATTGGAGTCATAGTATAGAGCCGAAATCTGATAACTGTAGTGGAAGGAAATCTGATAACCGTAGTGGAGGGATTAGCAATAAGATAATTAGGTCTAATTCGAATGGTAGCCGTGGTGGGAGTGTTGTAGAGAGGGGAGCCAATTATGGGTTATATTCTTCAAAGATGTCCAAAGAAGAGGGTTTTGGTAGAAGAGAAAGAGATCATAGTAGAAAGGGTAAAACCCTTGGTGGTGATCGTTTTGTAGACAGAAAAAAACCTATGGATCGTGGTCCTGGTAAAAGATATAGTGAAATTGAGAGTTTGACGAATAGAAATGGACGGATGAATGTCAAATCAAATGCAAGTAGTAGTTCGAATGGTGGCCGTGGTGAGAGTGTTGCAGAGAGGGAGGTCAATTATGGTTTATATTCTTCAAAGATGTCAGAAGAAGAGGGTTTTGGTAGAAGAGAAAGAGATCATAGTAGAAAGGGTGAAACCCTTGGTAGTGATAGTTTTGTAGATAGAAAAAAACCTATGGATGGTGGTCCTGGTAAAAGGTATCGTGAAATTGAGAGTTTGACGAATAGTAATGGACGGATGAATGTAAAACCGAATGGAAGTAGTAAGCGTTTTGTTAATAGGGGTTATGATTCGGACAATTTGGAGGTGGAACGAGCAGCATTTAAGAATCTTGAGGGCCCTAACAATGTTATAAGTAAGGCTCACTTTTCGCATAAAGATAGTTTTGTAGATAGAAAAAAAGCTATGGATAGTGGTCCTGGTAAAAGGTATAGTGAAATTCAGAGTTTGATTAATAGAAATGGACGGATGAATGTTAAATCGAATGGAAGTAGTAAGCGTTTTCTTAATAGGGGTTATGATTCAGACAATTTGGAGGTGGAACGAGCAGCGTTTAAGAATCTTGAGGACCCGAACAATGTTATCAGTAAGGCTCACTTTTCACATAAAGAATTGGAGGAGAGAATCCAGAAGCTAGCTAAACA GCTGAATGGTGTGGATGTCAATTCACCTGAATGGATGTTTTCTAAGATGATAAGAAGTGCAAAGCTCAAATTTAATGACTATTCTATAAGAAGGCTTATCACAATCTTAGGAAATCTCGGAAACTGGCAGCGAGTGATACAAGTCATCGAATGGCTTCAAAAGCGTGAGCGCTTCCAGTCCCATAAACCAAG GCATGTATACAATGCTGCACTTGACGCACTTGGGAAGTTGAGGAGACCTGTGGAAGCACTAAATGTATTTCATGCAATGCAG CAACAAATGTCCACATATCCTGACTTAGTAGCTTATCATAGTATTGCTGTTACTCTTGGGCAAGCAGGGCACATGAAGCAACTCTTTGATGTGATTGATATTATGCGATCTCACCCAAAGAAGAAGTTCAGTAAAGGGGTATTTGAGAACTGGGACCCAAGGCTGGAACCTGATATTGTAGTTTATAATGCA GTCCTTAATGCATGCGTTAAGGGGAAACAGTGGGAAGGAGCATTTTGGGTTTTACAGCAGTTAAAGAAGCAAAACATAAAACCTTCGGCTGCAACATATGGCCTAGTTATGGAG GTGATGTTTTCATGTGGCAAATACAACTTGGTTCATGAATTTTTTAGAAAACTTCAGAAATCTTCTATTCCTAATCCATTAACATATAGAG TTCTCGTGAATACATTTTGGAAAGAGGGAAAAATTGATGAGGCTGTATCGGCTGTCCTCGAAATGGAAAGACGTGGAATTGTTGGCTCTGCTTCTCTTTATTATGATCTAGCTCGATGCCTGTGTGCAGCTGGAAGACGTCACGAGGCACTGATGCAG ATAGACAAGATATGTAAGGTTGCAAATAAACCACTGGTAGTGACCTACACTGGCTTGATGCAAGCAAGTTTAGACTCTGGAAACATTCAAGACGGAGCttacatttttgaaaaaatgaagGACATATGTGCTCCGAATCTGGTTACTTACAACATAATGCTGAAAGCATACGTTGATCATGAGATGTTTCAAGAAGCTAAAGAGTTATTTGAGCAAATGTTAGAAAACACAAATCATTTGAGTCGAAAAGATGATTACAAAATGCGAGTGATACCAGATATATACACATTCAATACCATGTTAGATGCATGTGCTGCAGAAAAAAGATGGATTTATTTTGACTATGTTTACCAGAGGATGCTGTACCATGGTTATCACTTCAATCCAAAACGGCAtcttcaaatgattttggaGGCTTCTAGAGCTGGAAAG GAAGAGCCATTGGAGATAACATGGAAGCACTTGGCTGACACAGATAGAATTCCACCAGTTTCTCTAATCAAGGAGAGGTTCTGTACAAAGCTTGAGAAGGATGATTATATTGTTGCTCTCAAATGTATCACCAGTAACACCCCAAAAGACTTGCAACCATTTTCGAAGTCGTCGTGGTTGAATCTATTCAAAGAAAATTCTCAACGGTTTCAGAAGGATACACTTGTTAGACTAATGAATGCAGCTAGCAATGTAATTTCCAATACTAGTGTGCCAAATCCAGCACTTGTGTGTTTAATTCAATCATGCAAAGAATTTTGTTTTGCTACTAATCTCAGTGTAGCTGACATGGATTCAACAAACAATGTATTTGCATTAGAAAGCAAAGGGGAAGTAACCAATACTAGGTGA
- the LOC123922124 gene encoding F-box/kelch-repeat protein At3g06240-like, which translates to MIREKVRNYIYDDLIFSILSKLPLKSLKRFGCVSKPWSLLFENNNFMSIFRNNFISNHHSCYEDTSLLLPIGDKVFHSPYSDRFENMVELDLPNSFQEENPNFGILDSGSITGILCLYSQNNDRIVFWNPTTKEFKVIPPSPLESVPPYQQFLIYLHGFGYDHVRDDYKLLRHVSYFPPSFGDCEYLGISYHDLPHEDILRDSFYETYSLRSNSWKKLDTWHDSSVRGSYLGERLYLDGKCNWWDYIDSDLPNVKSALASFDLANEVLFTTLIPLDVPIDVADEYMFYHHLVELCGFIAFITWIIGTSTFDISILYEVGVKESWTKLFIVGPLSCIERPIGTGKKGAIFFTKEDGEIFLFNLSTQKIEELGIQGIYSHVLFYRKNFLSFGG; encoded by the coding sequence ATGATAAGGGAAAAGGTTAGAAACTACATATATGATGATCTTATATTTTCCATTTTATCAAAATTGCCCCTAAAATCTTTGAAGCGATTTGGATGTGTTAGTAAACCATGGTCTCTTTTATTTGAAAACAATAATTTCATGAGTATTTTTCGCAACAATTTCATATCCAATCATCATTCTTGCTATGAGGATACATCTCTTCTTCTACCAATTGGTGATAAAGTTTTTCATTCACCTTATAGTGATAGATTTGAGAATATGGTTGAATTAGATTTGCCTAATTCATTTCAAGAGGAGAATCCtaattttggcattttagatTCTGGTAGTATTACCGGAATTCTTTGCCTATACTCACAGAATAATGATAGAATTGTATTTTGGAACCcaacaacaaaagaattcaAAGTCATTCCTCCAAGTCCTCTCGAGTCTGTACCACCTTATCAGCAATTTCTCATTTATCTTCATGGGTTTGGCTATGACCATGTTAGAGATGATTATAAATTGCTTAGGCATGTATCTTATTTTCCACCATCTTTCGGAGATTGTGAATATCTTGGCATTTCATATCATGATTTGCCGCATGAAGATATATTACGTGATTCCTTTTATGAGACATACAGTCTTAGAAGTAACTCTTGGAAAAAACTTGATACGTGGCATGATTCTTCTGTGCGGGGTAGTTACTTAGGTGAGCGACTTTACTTGGATGGAAAGTGTAATTGGTGGGACTATATAGATAGTGACCTTCCAAATGTTAAATCCGCCTTGGCGTCATTTGATTTGGCCAATGAAGTGTTATTTACAACACTTATACCCTTAGACGTGCCTATAGATGTGGCTGATGAATATATGTTTTATCATCACTTGGTGGAGTTATGTGGTTTTATTGCTTTTATCACATGGATTATTGGTACATCTACCTTTGACATATCAATTTTATATGAAGTTGGTGTGAAAGAATCATGGACTAAACTGTTTATTGTTGGACCATTGTCTTGCATTGAGCGTCCTATCGGAACAGGAAAAAAGGGTgctatattttttacaaaagaagATGGTGAAATATTTCTGTTTAACTTGAGCACGCAGAAGATTGAGGAGCTCGGCATTCAAGGAATTTATTCTCATGTGTTATTTTATAGGaaaaattttctttcatttggaggataa